Genomic segment of Sphingopyxis sp. QXT-31:
TTATAGTCGGTGGTTGCACCCACCGCGGCGGCGAGGCCGAAGATCAGCCCGCCCTCGACCTGCTGGCGCGCGATCGCCGGATTGACCAGCCGCCCGGCGTCGACAACCGCGACCAATTGCTCGACCTGCAGCCCCTCGCCGCTCGGCCGCGCGGTCGCCATCAGCGCGATATGGCTGCCGCGCATGCTGTGGCAGGCGAGCCCCTGCCCGGATCCCGAGAGCATGCCCTCCCACCCGCCGATGCTCGTCGCGGTCAGCAGGCAGCGCGCGAGCAGCGGCTGCTGCCCCAGCATCGCCATGCGGTACGAGAGCGCGTCGAGCCCCGCCTTCGCCGCCATCTCGTCGACGAAGCTTTCGGTGAAAAAGGCGGTGTAGCTGTCGGCATTGCCGCGCCAGCGCCCGGTCGGCAGCCCGATATCGGCGGGGCAATGATCGACCGCAAGATGCGGGATGGCATAGCCGTTCGCCGCGCCCTCGACCGCGGCGGCGTCGGACGCGCCCGCCGCGGCGCGCTGCGCGGCGTCGGGGGCTTTATGCTCGAACAGGCGCTCGCGCACCTCGTGCGTCGTCGGCGGCACCGCGATGCGCGCGACGAGCGCGTCGATGCCGCCCGCGGCGTTCAGCGTCGCGACCATCCGCGCGCGGGCCGGCGGGCGGGGGATGTCGCGCATGATCTCCTCGGCGCGCGACCAGGCGAGCTGGACGGGGCGCTTGATCGTCCGCGCAATCAGCGCCGCCTGCACCGCGACATCGTGGTTCAGGCAGGCGTCGAACGATCCCCCCGCCATCATCGGGAAGAGCGTGATGTCATTCTCCGAAAGCCCCGTCGCCGCGGCGATCGCGGCGCGGCACTGCGCGGGCGCCTGCGTCGCGGTCCATACGCGCAGCCGCGCGCCGTCGGGCGCCGCGGTCGCGGTGCGCGTCTCGATCGGCGCGTGGAGCGCGGGGGCGACGGCGTAAGTCGCGCCGATACTCGCGCGGCCCTCCATCGCCTCGCTCGGGTCGCCGCGCTTGACGATGCGGTGGCCGTCGGCCTTGAGCGCGGCCTTCAGCGCCTTATCGATGCCGTCCGAGCCGATCGGCGGGCCCGCGGTCTCGAACACCGGCGCGAATTTGTCGAGCGCGCGGTTCGCCGCCCACCAGTTGCGCGCGACCGCGGCGACCCAATGCTCCTGCTCGACGACATAGAGCATGCCGGGCGAGGCGAGTCCCGCCTTTTTGTCGATGCTCTTCAGCCGCGTCGCGCCCAGCGGCCCCTGGCGGATCGAGGCGAAGACCATGTCGGGCAGGCGGATGTCGCCGGCATAATTGGCCGACCCGTCGACCTTCGCGGGCAGGTCGAGGCGGATGAGGTCCTGGCCATAGAGCGGGTCGGCGCTGGCGGCGCGATAGACGGGCGCGGCGGGCGGTTCGAGCAGCGCCGCGGCGGCGGCGACCTCGGCGAAGCGCAATTTCTTTGCGCCCAAAGTGACGAAGCCGTTCGCGGTGTCGCATTGCTGCCAGTCGGCGTCCCAGCGCCGCGCCGCCGCCATCATCAGCAGCGCGCGCGCCTGCGCCGCGGCGTCGCGGCACGGGCGCTCGAACATGCGCACCGACGACGAATTGGCGGTGAGCATCACCGCATGGCGCACCGCCCATTCGCGCCGCGCCCAGCTGCGCACGTCGGCGACGGCATCGGGCATCATCGAGCGCGGGGTGAAGGTCGCGCTGTCCTCGTCGACCAGCAGCGTGTTGGTATAGAGCGGGCTGATCGGCGCGGTTTCGACCGCGATCGTGCGCCAGTCGGCGCCGAGTTCGTCGGCGATGATCTGCGGCAGCAGGGTGGTGACGCCCTGCCCCATCTCGCATTGCGGGACGATCACGCTGACATGGCCGTCGTCGCCGATCTTCAAAAAGGCGTTGAAGATATGCTCGTCGGGCGCGGCGGTCAGATTCGGCGCATAGTCGCGCGGCCAGATGCTCCACGCCAGCGCCAGCCCCCCCGCGGCGGTCGCGCCGACGAGCAGCGAGCGGCGGCTGATATGCGGCAAGCGCCGCTTCTTCGTGTCGATGCTGTCGCGAATGCCCGCCATCGGGGATGCTGATAGGCGGGGCGAGTCGGCGAGGCAAAGGCTTATTAATCCTCCCTGCGGCGAAGCCGTGGGGAGGGGGACCGCCGCCGCAGGCGGTGGTGGAGGGGCAGCGACGTCGCGCCATGGCCCCTCCGTCAGCGCTTCGCGCTGCCACCTCCCCATGGCTTCGCCACAGGGAGGATTATCGATTCACCACCCCCAGGGCGCGGGCGGCGGCGGGCTCACCGGGCGGTTCCACGAAAAGCCGACCCGGAAATGCCGCCCTTCGCGCCGCAGCTCATACGCAAAGCCCAGCGGCGTCGCTTCCATCGCCCAGACGTTCGTGTTCGATACGCTGCGCCCGGTGCGGGTGAAGAGCGCGATCGATTCGGCATCGACCGGGAACGCCTGCCGCGTCGCCGTTCCTTCGTCGGCGGTGTCGCCGCCGTACATCGTCACCTCGTCGGAGGTGCCGTCGGCGTGGCGATGGTCGTGCTTCAGGCGCAGGCCCGTTTCGGTGCGCGTCACGACCCAGGTGCGCGACCGATCCCAGCCGCCCTTCGGGCCGAGCCCTTCGATGTGGAAGGGGATTTCGATTCGGTCGGCGGTGCAGCGGCGGATATGCATCACCATCGCCTTGCCCTGCATGTCCGCGTCGGCGGCGTCATTGGTCTCGATCCGCCCGGCATAGGCCTGCCCGCATCGCGCGGTGAGCGCAGCGAAGAAGGCCTCCTGCGGGTTCGAAGGCGCGGGGGTGGCGGCGCATCCGGCGAGCGTGGCGGCGGCGAGAAGGGCGAGGGTGCGTTTCATCGCGCCCTTATGGTCGGAAATCATGTGCGAAATCCAGATAGCGTATGGGTTCGGGCGGTAGCGGACGTTCCAAGCCCCTCCTCTGAAGAGGAGGGATTTAGTGCCCGCTCCCCACCCCATCCCGTCGTCGACGGGCGTTTGCAAACGACGGAATCCGCAAAATACTCTGTACAATTCAGCCCCGCTCGATCACCGCCGCAGCCCCAATCGCGGGATTTCGATCGCCGGGCAGCGGTCCATCACCACCGTCAGCCCCGCGGCCTCGGCGCGCTTCGCCGCGGCGTCGTTGATCACGCCGAGTTGGAGCCACACCGCCTTCGCGCCATGGACGATCGCTTCGTCGACCGCCGCCCCGGCGTCCTCGCTGTTGCGGAAGATATCGACGATCTCGGCGGGCGGCTCGACATTCGCGAGATTGGCGACGACCGGCGCGCCGTGGATCGTGCTGCCGGCGTGGCCGGGGTTTACCGCGATCACGTCGTGCCCCTGCGCGACGAGAAAGGCGAGGACATGGTTCGAATCGCGCGCCGGATTGGGCGAGGCGCCGACGACCGCGATGCGGCGTGGCTGGCCCAGCAGTTCGCGGATGTCGCTGTCGTCGTTGATCGCCATCATCTGTCCTTTCGCGCCGCGAGCCAGTCGGCGACCTTCGCCGCTATCGCGTGGAACGGCGCGCCCTGCGGATCGGTTCCGGCGGCGGGCGGCACGCCGCCGTCGCTCGCGAGCCGGATGCCCATCGACAGCGGGATACGGCCGAGGAAATCGAGCCCCATCACCTTCGCCGCCGCCTCGGCGCCGCCGCTGCCGAACGGGTCGCTGGTCTCGCCGCAATGCGGGCAGGCGTAACCCGCCATATTCTCGACCAGCCCGATCAGCGGCACGTCGGCCTGCTCGAAAAAGGTAATCGCGCGCGTCGCGTCCATCAGCGCCAGATCCTGCGGGGTCGAAATGATGATCGCGCCCGCGGGCTTGTGCTTCTGGATCATCGTCAGCTGGACGTCGCCGGTGCCCGGCGGCAGGTCGACGACCAACGTGTCGATGTCGCCCCAGCTCGCATCGACCAATTGTTCGAGCGCGCGCCCCGCCATCGGACCGCGCCAGGCGATCGCCTGTCCGGGCGCCGCGATCTGCCCGGTCGAGAGCATCGGCACGCCGTAAGCATTGGGGACGGGCGCGAGCTTCGATCCGCGCGCCTCGGGCTTCACGCCCTCGCTGTCCATCAGCCGGGGCTGCGACGGGCCATAGATGTCGGCGTCGACGAGGCCCACCTTGACCCCTAGACGCTGGAGCGCGACCGCGAGATTGGCGGCGAGGGTCGATTTGCCGACCCCGCCCTTGCCGCTGCCGACCGCGACGATGGTCAGGCCCTTGCGTTCGGCGGTCATCGCGACGCGGACGCTGGTGACGCCCGGACGCGCGAGCAGCCCCGCGCGGATTTTCTCTTCGAGCGGTTTGCGCTCTTCCTCGGCGATCCCGGTGACATCGAGGACGATCGCGAGCGTGCCCTCGCCGTCGAGGAAGCGGAGGCCCGAGGTGCGGCCGCCGCTGAGGTCGGTGGCGATGCTGGCGAGGGGAGCGGTGTCGGTCATGCCGGTGGCAGATAAGGTCGCGCGAACCGATTGCCAGCCATTTTCGCGCGCACCCCCTGTTAATCGCGCGGCTCGCCCCTATAAAAGCGATATGAGCAACGAGAATAGCGACGTTATGGGACGCCGCGCCCTTTCGGGTGTGCGGCATTTTTTGAACCGGATCGCGACCGCGATGGCGAACAACCCCTGGGGACCCAAGGGCGGCGACGACGGGAAAGGCGACGGCGGCAGCGGCGATGGCGGCGGCAAGAAGCCCGGCCCGCGCAACCCGTGGGTCAGCCCCGATCCGGTCGACATCAACCGCGGCCGCAAGCCGCGCGGCCCCTCGGCGCTCGACGAGCTGCTGCGCAAGGGCCGCGGCAGCTTCGGCGGCGGCGACGGCGGGAGTGGCGGCGGTGGCCGCATGAACTTCGGCGATTCGGCGAAGCTGTGGAAATGGGGCGTGATCGCGCTGGTCGCGGTCTGGCTGGTCTTTTCCTCCTTCCACATCGTGCCGCCCGAAAAGGAAGGCGTCGTCGTCCGGCTCGGCAGCTATTCGCGCACCGTCGGGCCCGGCGTCAAACTCACCTGGCCCGCGCCGATCGAGACGATGCGGCTGGAGGACGTGCGCGCGATCCGCACCATGCCGATCGGTTCGCCCAACGCCACCGATGAGAATTTCGTGCTGACGCGCGACCAGAGCCTCGTCGACCTCGCCTATGAAGTGCGCTGGTCGGTGCGCGATCCCGAGCTGTTCTTCTTCCAGCTCGCCGACCCCGAAGGCACGATCCGCGAGGTCGCCGAAACCTCGATGCGCGCGACCGTCGCCAATTTCGACCTGGTGTCGGCGATCGGCCCGGGGCGTGTCGACATCGAGGCGCAGGTGCAGCAGCGCATGCAGGCGTTGCTCAACGAATATCGCGCCGGCGTCCTGATCCAGGGCATCGCGATCCGCCAGGTCGACCCGCCGAGCGCGGTCGACGAGGCGTTCAAGGCGGTGACCGCCGCGCAGCAGCAGCGCGAATCGGCGATCAACGAGGCGCGCGCCTATGAGGCGCAAGTCTTGGAAGGCGCGCGCGGCCAGACCGCGGCGTTCGACAAGATTTACGAGCAGTATAAATTGTCGCCGCAGGTGACGCGCCAGCGGCTTTATTACGAAACGATGGAGCGCGTCTTGTCGAACGTCGACAAGACGATCGTCGAGGCGCGCGGGGTGACCCCCTATCTGCCGCTTCCCGAGGTGCAGCGCCGGATGCCCCCGGCCACCGAACCCGCCCCGAAGGGAGGCCAGTGATGTTCGAGAATCTGACCCAGCGCCCGATGCGCCTGCTGATCGGCATCATCGTCCTGCTCGTCGTCCTGTCGCAGACGCTGGCCATCGTGCCCGAGGACAAGCAGGCGCTGGTACTGCGCTTCGGCGAGATCGAGCGGACCAAGAATGTCTATCGCGACGGCGAGCAGTTCGGCCGCTCGGGCGCGGGGCCGCTGATCCGCGTGCCCTTTACCGACAGCGTCCAGTTCATCGACAAACGCGTGCTCGGCGTGAACATGGAGCGCCAGCAGGTGCTCTCGACCGACCAGCAGCGCCTGCAGGTCGACGCCTTCGCGCGCTTCCGCATCACCAACCCGGTGCGCATGTACACCGCGATCCGCACCGAGGAGCGGCTGCAGCAGCAGCTGGCGACGATCCTCGGCTCGTCGCTGCGCAACGAACTCGGCAAGCGCACCTTCGCGACCTTGCTGTCGCCCGAGCGCGGCGCGGTGATGGACAATATCCAGGTCGCGCTCAACCGCGAGGCGAACAAATATGGCGCCGAGGTCATCGACGT
This window contains:
- a CDS encoding xanthine dehydrogenase family protein molybdopterin-binding subunit; amino-acid sequence: MAGIRDSIDTKKRRLPHISRRSLLVGATAAGGLALAWSIWPRDYAPNLTAAPDEHIFNAFLKIGDDGHVSVIVPQCEMGQGVTTLLPQIIADELGADWRTIAVETAPISPLYTNTLLVDEDSATFTPRSMMPDAVADVRSWARREWAVRHAVMLTANSSSVRMFERPCRDAAAQARALLMMAAARRWDADWQQCDTANGFVTLGAKKLRFAEVAAAAALLEPPAAPVYRAASADPLYGQDLIRLDLPAKVDGSANYAGDIRLPDMVFASIRQGPLGATRLKSIDKKAGLASPGMLYVVEQEHWVAAVARNWWAANRALDKFAPVFETAGPPIGSDGIDKALKAALKADGHRIVKRGDPSEAMEGRASIGATYAVAPALHAPIETRTATAAPDGARLRVWTATQAPAQCRAAIAAATGLSENDITLFPMMAGGSFDACLNHDVAVQAALIARTIKRPVQLAWSRAEEIMRDIPRPPARARMVATLNAAGGIDALVARIAVPPTTHEVRERLFEHKAPDAAQRAAAGASDAAAVEGAANGYAIPHLAVDHCPADIGLPTGRWRGNADSYTAFFTESFVDEMAAKAGLDALSYRMAMLGQQPLLARCLLTATSIGGWEGMLSGSGQGLACHSMRGSHIALMATARPSGEGLQVEQLVAVVDAGRLVNPAIARQQVEGGLIFGLAAAVGATTDYKGGVATARKLGQLGLPRLAQSPEIVVEFVESDRDPGGLGEIGVPVVAPAIANALYAATGRRIRRIPLSPERA
- a CDS encoding CoA-binding protein: MAINDDSDIRELLGQPRRIAVVGASPNPARDSNHVLAFLVAQGHDVIAVNPGHAGSTIHGAPVVANLANVEPPAEIVDIFRNSEDAGAAVDEAIVHGAKAVWLQLGVINDAAAKRAEAAGLTVVMDRCPAIEIPRLGLRR
- a CDS encoding Mrp/NBP35 family ATP-binding protein; its protein translation is MTDTAPLASIATDLSGGRTSGLRFLDGEGTLAIVLDVTGIAEEERKPLEEKIRAGLLARPGVTSVRVAMTAERKGLTIVAVGSGKGGVGKSTLAANLAVALQRLGVKVGLVDADIYGPSQPRLMDSEGVKPEARGSKLAPVPNAYGVPMLSTGQIAAPGQAIAWRGPMAGRALEQLVDASWGDIDTLVVDLPPGTGDVQLTMIQKHKPAGAIIISTPQDLALMDATRAITFFEQADVPLIGLVENMAGYACPHCGETSDPFGSGGAEAAAKVMGLDFLGRIPLSMGIRLASDGGVPPAAGTDPQGAPFHAIAAKVADWLAARKDR
- the hflK gene encoding protease modulator HflK, with amino-acid sequence MSNENSDVMGRRALSGVRHFLNRIATAMANNPWGPKGGDDGKGDGGSGDGGGKKPGPRNPWVSPDPVDINRGRKPRGPSALDELLRKGRGSFGGGDGGSGGGGRMNFGDSAKLWKWGVIALVAVWLVFSSFHIVPPEKEGVVVRLGSYSRTVGPGVKLTWPAPIETMRLEDVRAIRTMPIGSPNATDENFVLTRDQSLVDLAYEVRWSVRDPELFFFQLADPEGTIREVAETSMRATVANFDLVSAIGPGRVDIEAQVQQRMQALLNEYRAGVLIQGIAIRQVDPPSAVDEAFKAVTAAQQQRESAINEARAYEAQVLEGARGQTAAFDKIYEQYKLSPQVTRQRLYYETMERVLSNVDKTIVEARGVTPYLPLPEVQRRMPPATEPAPKGGQ
- the hflC gene encoding protease modulator HflC, producing the protein MFENLTQRPMRLLIGIIVLLVVLSQTLAIVPEDKQALVLRFGEIERTKNVYRDGEQFGRSGAGPLIRVPFTDSVQFIDKRVLGVNMERQQVLSTDQQRLQVDAFARFRITNPVRMYTAIRTEERLQQQLATILGSSLRNELGKRTFATLLSPERGAVMDNIQVALNREANKYGAEVIDVRIKRADLPEGETLQLAFNRMRTARQQVATAIRAEGQKEAAIIRGNADGEAARIYAESFGKDPEFYDFYRAMQSYQQTFLGENNQGGTSVILSADNEYLRRFRGN